Within the Candidatus Neomarinimicrobiota bacterium genome, the region CCCTGCGATGGCCGGGACGAAAGGCAAGGGGGGCCCGACTACTTACGGCTCTTAGCCCCTTTTTTCTTGGCGGGCGCGACCTCCTTGATAATGTGCACCTGGGCACCCAACTTGCCATCCTTGCCGCCCAGGTCGATACACAGGTGCCAGTGACCCTGTTTGGGCGGTTTGATGTTGGCCGGCGATTTTTCCGCCAGCCCCCCATAATAGCGGTAGTTCTTTCCCTGACGGTAGGCCTCGTAGTTGTCGTCGTCCACCAAGCGGAGATAGGCTTCCGATTCCAACTCGACCTG harbors:
- a CDS encoding DUF1883 domain-containing protein — encoded protein: MRYIHFPLDLGAHDVLQVELESEAYLRLVDDDNYEAYRQGKNYRYYGGLAEKSPANIKPPKQGHWHLCIDLGGKDGKLGAQVHIIKEVAPAKKKGAKSRK